Within Ischnura elegans chromosome 6, ioIscEleg1.1, whole genome shotgun sequence, the genomic segment GTATATTTCGAGTCGAGTGGAGAGAATACATTAAGATAAGTAGCAAGTGAAGCAGACTTTCTATTAATACTGTCACCTCCATCCTAAAGGCCGGTTTAAAGAACAAATTAACAATTATTCCTAGACATATTTAAGAAAGAATTTGGCTGCACATATTGAACTTTAGAATGTGTTTGTAACAATGAAATACATTGTGTTAGAATAAATTGaacgtggaaatattgcaatgcttcTTTTAACTAAGAAgattatttattgttaatttataGATATAAACCAGTCTTAACGCACACGATTGatcaaaaaagagataaatatttgttttttttcattggataGGCATACCATCTGTGTGACTTTCATGTCATGAAAAAAACTTAACACTATCTCACAACCCTTGTGGGGTAAAAATGTTAAGAGATTCTAATATAAAACAAGTGAAATCAGAGATTCCCTCGTTGGCACTGactttggatttaaaaaatcacaatagggtagtttccttcatcaaagacaacaaaaggcattgattgcgataccttaaccaccattagtaaattcataacatacaaattatttagttttagaaatactggtttagacaaatcttaatggtcaattttaatctcattttaaaaaggccagattggtgcccatgcgatgccactccacgtgacatcacagggacctagatttaatacgagttttacattgtctgagattaccaatgcatgcatgaggcacagagctcagggaaacatctcttaataatcacttattaaaattggcaatggtcggaaagtttccttcgttagatagggtattaataatccttattcaagccaagcactacctgctatcagcctgcattgtatcggcgctcatagccttgcatcaaggtggcctcacacggtggcagccggagccagaatgacatcacaaaggcttttcccagaattcatacttagccgtcgtgttttcgtgggcttgaaaatttttacttttcatttaatcgcgaaaaattgatatcgccatttaaaaatctaaaagcgtgaaatacatactccaggagtaataatctttcgatttgggcaataaaaaaacataggaaaccaccctattacaaggTATAAACAATCATCACCTAGCACAGGAtaaaagttgatttaaaaaaatattttaaagtaacaaaTCTGTAATTATAAGGACAAAAATACTTAGCTAAGAACTTAACACAGTCAGATAATGGCATGCAGTAGGAAATAGAATGGGACTGAtagaaaaactaaataattggACATATTGTAGAAAATACATTGGCTTCATAAGAAATCAAATATGAAGATGCCAATAGAAAATGCCCCAGGCAAAAACTGATATGATTTTGAATCCTTATGTTTAAACTTCAGGTCATTTCATCCTGGCTGTACAAACGTATACATACAAAATTAGCACATAAACCATTTAAAACCAAAGTCATATTTTACATTaatcaatcaataaatgattgcgcacacactccagaattgaaataaaatatttcgtggcctctaaaaattaaattcttgaagTATGCCAgagtaaaaagaaatgaaatgcttTTATTAAGCAAAAGACTGATAGACAataccaaaatcaccacgaaaaACAGTCTATATTAgaatgctgaaaatttcaagttgattaaATCCAAAGAATTGTGGGTCCATATAAATACTGTCTTCATGCAGGAACCATTTTATTCAAGAGGTGGAATGACTGGTTAAGTTGATTAAGAGCATGGTATTGTAGTACTGGAGCTATGGTCCACTaaaaagaaatacagaaaattgCTTATCAGAACTAAGCATAGAATTTGTGGTAGCATTCATggttttaaccttttccctactgtacgtgtggacgtttcctgacccgggagacgacggctgtatatttacgtgtgagatttgcCTGGCCAGGATTACGAAAGccatatatatatgttttctaCCTCTCCCCattttaggacggtcgcgggtttatgtcgtctttgtctcgggacgcAACCCtgtggggtttaggatttaccctcggaatccgggagcaggtataacccctcttagccgtaagggacagcggtcgtacaattgtttatccagtcagtttttgaaataaatatttgttcttttttcataaaaaataaactaataattgaattctttgtcttttgagcaacgcttacaatttttaaacgaatttctacgataattattgaattatatctcgagttatgtataaacatcaacatggaattgctgctgcattaaatgcgtttataatgaccttagaacttcatttaaaatttgacaatgctctgaaaaaaataaggaattcaattcaaagtctgcaatttaggTGCATGCagcaattatccatttgctaaatacatataaactatccataagttgaccgcgaaccaatgccgcaggtatggtcgtaaaccggGAAAGGAGGAAGCACAACTAATTTccgagtccgagataatgcggagtcccagcgtggaggggtcgaaaaaggttaagtgagacccttcttaatgaatgtcctccaaaaatgctccttaccatgagaaagaagagtctcttggggctcagtagagcagtcatgctaagacaaaaactctgccgtcttgaaagggttaaggcGAGCAATTTTAATGTGGCAATCtatgcaataattaatttttatcactgaGTATTGGACATTTCAGAGTGAATAAAACACAAGTTTAAATTTATaccctttttttctttactttgacTAATGTCATTGCATTCACATCATTTCCAAAAGGTAAGTCACCTGCAcacttttgaaaatgatgctaagGCATTCAAATTAGTTGAGGTCAAGAAgtacaaaatgtgtaaaaaaaatacaaatcggTGTTCTACTTATTGCAGAATAAACTTCCTCCAAGTTATATTGCTAACAATAGAAGGGAGAATCCACTTCAGAATGGAACCAATTATggtatggaaattttaaaaagaatggcAAACAATTAAATGCTTTAGAAATATGTAACTTCCACTTTTTTTCTGTGAGGTGACCCAATACTAACAACGGTCACCCCACCCTTCTGCCCCACATAATGACAAAGTTCCCATTTTTTACATTGAGATCAAATAGACCATGGATGGACTCCATTAAAGCAAATGGCCAATGCTTCACAGTATTAACTTAAAACATCTTGTGATAACATCATTTGTGGCAGAtgcttttattaatattattatttgtgaaACCCATATACTGGCCGTGAATAATACAATCAGTACAATAAAGCAGCCCTTTATtctcaaaattataaattattggcTGAATCACATTCAATTCCAAATACATCAAAAGAATATGTACAGTATTTTCCATACCTACACTTAATCCTATGACTCAGGTAAGATCATTTAATTAAGTATGTAAATTTGCCTCCACCTACCTGAAAAAAGGCAGACTTCTGCCTGAATGTCAGTTTCATAGTTAGATTAGAGGAGCATTCATTTGGTCCATATGGCACGGCGGTTATTTCAACTCTCGTTTTGAAGAAGCAATCGGATTCCAATACCACTTGGGAATACTCAGGATCAAACTTTACAAGGCGCAGCAGCATCATATGCTTTCCTTAAAATAAGAGATGGTAAACATCGTGAGTAAAAATTATCCAAACTTGCACACCTAATACTAGATTCGGTCACACAAAGGTCCACTGCATTGACAGAAAGCTCATATGTACAGAGTTAACCGTGACTGTCTCTCGGGGATTATGGCGGCTCACCTAGCATTGGCAAAGAATAAATGACCTGGAAAAGCTTTCCCGGAACCATAGGCTTCATATCTGCACTTCGAAAGTGAGTGACCATTCGGAACCACTACAAAGGATGAAAAGTAACACAACAAGTGCTAATTACAGCACCGACAGCAAGATTTCTCTCTCTTTTAGCAAACAAAAGCTGAtgtaaaaaagggagaaaaacaaTGCTTACTCGCTCCACGGTATCGGGTAATATGAGAAACTGAAAAAGTTCATCACTATTTACATTAATAATAGCCGATTTTTCTGCTGCAAATTGTGATGTGTCGATTTCTACGTAACATAAAGCACCTACTAGTATTAACAAGTatgttaataacttttttcttttcatgatgAAACCCTgaggcaaaaggaaatatatctCTTTCAATATCACGTCCAAAGCATCCTTTTCTGATTTTTTGCGGATATTCACAAATTAAATAAGCACATGAAAATACGCTTCGTTCTTGTTTCGACGGTTCATCTTCCGCTCGCCAGGTTGATGACTGGATGAAATATTGGCGGGAATTTCATCGTCCTCTAGACGGTATCAGATGATTCCTTACAGAAAACAGTTAATTCTCGGGGTAAAAAGTTGACTACCCGctgaaattcctttaaaaaattcgatGATACGTCAATCTGGTGAAAAGTTTTGGGAAAATAACagttatacaataataataataatgcaacacaaaaaataatattattgaatcCCTTGCTCTATGTGGTAACTAACTATGATTAGAAGCGAAAATTTTAGGAATCAGAtacattcataattaaaataactttgctTATTGCACAGGCTATTAACATCTCTAGAGAGCTctttaaccctctccttcctaaaccgcccgaaaccggccgtaaacatttccccgtcatgcacgaagtttaaatacccatttgccccactggtagacctatttttctccgcgatgaggaactgacgcaggttacttcaattaacttgcaataacttgaaatatatttaagtgttttgttttaaattttgtatacgttttaagaatatattaatttattgaaagaagttggccttaccttatattgaatttaattccctccttcaactccattttcttggtgatattgatgataacatcctattttgcaaagcggtaaatcgcatccgatgcatttccatgacgtttctatgctccgaccagcaggagtttttcttttctttgagctgcaataggcgcacactttttttctccccacgatctttacaagagagtgttgctgtctctgtgaaagtgtgcccatcggaaggattcttttacgtcccactactttacgcgaggagaatttccctatcatctgcctgtaaagtgctaaacgaaaattcttctgtgttactccgtgcctagtatttgagggtgaattggtttctttgtacaaaataaaacTGTTCACTATAGCCGTGTTTACGacgaaggcaaataaatatttccaccacttttttgttttcctacctAAGCCATAGTAGCACCTACTTTGATCAGCTCTGTCAACACCACCCATGTATTTGGTGTACAATGCAACTGAATTTGGACATGATACCATAGTTTGTTTGTTcccttttcctgtttttctttgcACATAGACTTTGTTATTGGGATCGCAATTGGTTTGAAGGATACAAATATCCCGATTATCATGCCAAACCGTTGCAGTAACTTTTCCGCTCTGTAAATTTCTACTCTCTCCTCTTTGGAGTCTaagtttttttggatatttaaattccGCAGGCCATTCTTTACGAGATGATCTTGTAGTAGCGCATGCGTATGTGTTattcataagtaataatttcatgagagacacactcgaaaaaaagctatcaaagtacacatgatgatttttccctaaatagtttttcattaaattcattacaacttgcgtcccaagaaacatttcacgatttcttttatcttttttccctaagtacacatttccctgcaggacgtagccatgggagcttgataaaacccaaactttaaatccccacttcgttggctttccttggatgtattgtttgatgtaatgacgtcctttaaaagcaaccatcgcctcgtcaacacttaattccTTACCTGGTTTATACTTAtgctgaaaagtttccattacatcaagaaccggcctaattttatgcaatacattaaaaccctcctctccctgtttttttcctgagttatatcactaatatggaaatattttgaaatttttgtgtatcttccaaaggtcatacagtcacgaacaattgagcagtcaatatcttggctatgccagtaatccctgctttcaggcaaatcgaatattcccatgtatactagcactccaatgtatgccaccatttcatcgcacgtaacatctacccagtctttatcagcctttcctgaggaatgttgaagatgttctgcatatttgtttgtgttcttgacaatgttgtgaaaaaaatcttcgccccctagcatatattttaggaaggaaaattcattgtcacctatcgccaaattatgaataggccctctctcttctttgaactccgacggttcttcaaaaatcagggtgtccctccaagagtcatgcacctgatgatcaccttttaaatcactcgtACTTGGGGTAACGTCATCCTCCAGCTCTACTTCACTTGATCTGccactatcactgtatccttcttctccattcaaacaactagaactatctgaatcactcgaaaattcgcttctgttcacttcttctgcgatagcatcctcacttaacgaagccatggtcagaactgaggggcattaggtttcttttcatttgagctgagcttcgcctcctcgccatatgagataggaaaagtgtgagagtgcctgtgaccacccacaaacagaactgagggggattaattttcttttcatttgagctgagcttcgcttccttgccatgtgagataggaaaagcgtgagcttgtgtgtgaccacacagaaagaaatatcgccattagacgtgacagtcactctaaataacacaggacaggcctagggttttcgtatcacaccatttcaaaactggccctcCTAAAAATCCCATCATAATGGCTTAAAAATCTTCTCTCATTATTTCTCAGTTAAtgtgccacgctggaacaaagcaccCTATTGTCTCGGGATTTTGGCTTATGGTGACGACCctctgcttcttcttaatgaaacgagagataggaaggatgcttgggctagcaaagataaacactcttaagataaaacagatgcctatgaagctcaaaaggctgccccaagTATAGCAGGCCAggccgggcggattcggccggtttatgaaggagcgacttaaatgctggcggccggtttcggccgggttaggacggagcggagaatgaggcatttaaacttcaatagggagagggttaagACATCTTTATTTCTACACATTAACGAAATATAAACCATTATATTAAGACCAAATTGGTTTGTTTCCCCATGGCATTGACTGATAAAATGTTacgttttatttgatttaaagtaCGATATAATTGTAAATTAACTGGCTTGGGCGACTTTGCGGCCAAATTTTAACGTATAGACGTGTAATTTTGGCGCTCTATTTCGGAGGGCTAAAGTGTTAGCTACAGTAGAAACCCTATCAGTCGTATTTGGAGACGGAGAATTCCTCATtccattcattataaaaattaaataaggataCTTTTTCATAGCTTCCCTGGCATTATTTTGCCTCCCAATTATATCAGTTCCTTTGGaggtcaaatatttttaagaaggggatcaggttggtgtggtggctagagtgttggcctcccacccgGCGGAttcgcgttcaaatcccggcgcggcggtggcagagaattttcagagactgctcgatccctgcttgagggttgtgtggaggatatttcaagcgcaacactccgtccgtcggatgggacgttaagccgttgtccccttggcgcctttcggtaagagcaggctaatgccgacgtcgggtttctttccacccttccttccatacccttccctaatggtgcaaatgacct encodes:
- the LOC124160196 gene encoding uncharacterized protein LOC124160196, which gives rise to MKRKKLLTYLLILVGALCYVEIDTSQFAAEKSAIINVNSDELFQFLILPDTVERWFRMVTHFRSADMKPMVPGKLFQVIYSLPMLGKHMMLLRLVKFDPEYSQVVLESDCFFKTRVEITAVPYGPNECSSNLTMKLTFRQKSAFFQWTIAPVLQYHALNQLNQSFHLLNKMVPA